In Sphingobacterium zeae, one genomic interval encodes:
- a CDS encoding TonB-dependent receptor: protein MNKKETIEQISKLSQVAAADCDKVLNALKIVLGQKLSKKKGFRYSFNLLYKIMEKLKDKMVIIVFFTLISTAVHGQISLTQKIGGVVTDRLSGKQLAAVSIRVMEKPDLVAVTSDKGEFVFTNLPVGRYTVQAYCLSYELTVIKEIMLTSQKEVALEIAMDPTHYTLNDVVVVANKERASNKMALTGGRLLRIEEVNRYAGGMDDPARLVSSFAGVSTSLGNNGISVHGNAPSMLQWKLEGIEIPNPNHFADIATLGGGILTSLSTNVLANSDFYNSAFPAEYNNAVSGVFDLKLRTGNNRKHEHTFQAGLLGLDFASEGPLSRNNDDSYLINYRYSTTGLMSKLSAGETNGQLLDYQDLNFKLNFPSKHKGTFSMWGNALVDRFRTKKEPESSWKYTDDHKSSKTDQMSAAAGITHRYFFENGGVLRTTLATTYSNNKATEDIFSDSTEMPYLNLRNRYTNLILTSSFDKKYAEKHSNKTGFTVTNMYYNTLLDRSPFVGKPLQAISEGKGTTTLLSAYSSSLIEFNKKIYITLGLNAQLLTLNNHWTVEPRAAIRWSSGPKSSIAMAYGLHSRMEKMDVYLVRDKANGQPLNKDVDFTKAHHLSLSYQYKVSDNMRIKLEPFYQYLFHVPVIADSSYSILNRNLFYVEDALVNRGKGQHVGLDITIERYLQKGVYYMLTATLFDAKFAGGDAIWHNGKFNRRFIINGLTGKEWFMNKQQRDLLSVNLKLTLQGGERYAPVLEKSSLNHPDKEIQYEEKNAFAKQFSPMFIANYSISYRLNRLNRSHEIAIKWLNVTGAKEYYGHQYNLKTGIIEPKKQATSLFNILYRMDF, encoded by the coding sequence ATGAATAAAAAAGAAACAATAGAACAGATCTCGAAACTATCCCAAGTAGCAGCTGCCGACTGTGATAAAGTGCTCAATGCCCTCAAAATCGTGCTTGGCCAAAAATTATCGAAAAAAAAAGGATTTCGGTATAGCTTCAACTTGCTCTATAAAATTATGGAAAAATTAAAGGATAAAATGGTTATTATAGTGTTTTTTACCTTAATTTCTACGGCTGTTCATGGTCAGATTTCACTAACGCAAAAAATAGGCGGAGTTGTTACAGATCGATTATCCGGCAAGCAGCTCGCGGCAGTATCTATCCGAGTAATGGAAAAACCAGATTTGGTTGCAGTAACCTCCGACAAAGGGGAATTCGTTTTTACTAATCTGCCAGTCGGAAGATATACCGTACAGGCTTATTGCCTAAGTTACGAGCTTACAGTGATTAAAGAGATTATGTTAACTTCTCAAAAAGAGGTGGCATTAGAAATTGCGATGGATCCGACACATTATACCTTGAATGACGTGGTCGTGGTAGCCAATAAGGAACGAGCTTCTAATAAAATGGCACTTACTGGTGGGCGTTTACTTCGGATTGAGGAAGTTAATCGGTATGCCGGCGGAATGGACGATCCCGCCCGCCTGGTTAGTTCTTTTGCCGGAGTATCTACAAGTCTTGGAAATAATGGCATCTCAGTTCATGGAAATGCTCCAAGTATGCTTCAATGGAAACTTGAGGGAATAGAAATACCAAATCCAAATCACTTTGCAGATATAGCAACTTTGGGCGGCGGCATACTGACTTCATTGAGCACAAATGTCTTAGCCAATTCGGACTTCTATAATAGCGCCTTTCCTGCAGAATATAACAATGCGGTATCAGGGGTGTTTGACCTCAAATTGCGGACGGGAAATAATAGAAAACATGAACATACCTTCCAGGCAGGCTTACTTGGCTTGGATTTCGCTTCGGAAGGACCTCTTAGCAGGAATAATGATGACTCTTATTTGATTAATTACCGCTATTCTACAACAGGCTTAATGAGCAAACTTAGCGCTGGGGAAACTAATGGACAATTATTGGATTATCAGGATCTAAATTTTAAATTAAATTTTCCGAGTAAGCATAAAGGAACCTTTTCAATGTGGGGAAACGCATTAGTCGATAGGTTTCGTACAAAAAAAGAACCGGAATCAAGCTGGAAATATACGGATGATCATAAATCCTCAAAAACAGATCAGATGTCTGCAGCAGCCGGAATTACCCACCGCTATTTTTTTGAGAATGGAGGAGTTCTTCGTACCACTTTGGCCACGACCTATTCGAATAATAAGGCAACTGAAGATATCTTCAGTGATAGTACCGAAATGCCCTACTTAAATTTAAGAAACCGCTATACCAATTTGATTTTAACATCGTCTTTTGATAAAAAATATGCGGAGAAGCATAGCAATAAAACCGGCTTTACGGTAACGAACATGTATTATAATACCCTGCTGGATCGTTCACCTTTTGTAGGAAAACCATTGCAGGCAATTTCCGAAGGAAAAGGGACAACCACATTGCTTTCAGCTTACAGCAGTTCATTAATTGAATTTAACAAGAAAATCTATATTACATTAGGGCTAAATGCACAGTTATTGACCCTGAATAACCATTGGACCGTTGAGCCACGGGCAGCTATCCGGTGGTCTTCAGGACCTAAAAGCTCAATTGCTATGGCTTATGGCCTACATAGCCGTATGGAAAAGATGGACGTATATCTTGTAAGAGATAAAGCCAATGGCCAACCACTAAACAAGGATGTTGATTTCACCAAAGCACACCATCTGTCTTTATCCTATCAATACAAAGTGTCGGATAACATGCGTATCAAACTAGAGCCATTTTATCAATATCTTTTCCATGTACCAGTGATTGCGGATAGCTCATATTCCATCCTTAACCGCAACCTTTTCTACGTGGAAGATGCCTTGGTAAACCGCGGCAAAGGACAGCATGTCGGATTGGATATTACAATCGAGCGCTACTTACAGAAAGGTGTTTATTATATGTTGACAGCCACACTATTTGACGCAAAATTTGCGGGAGGTGACGCCATTTGGCATAACGGCAAATTTAACAGGCGTTTTATCATAAATGGATTGACAGGCAAAGAATGGTTTATGAACAAACAGCAACGGGATCTACTAAGTGTTAACCTGAAATTGACCTTACAAGGCGGAGAACGATATGCTCCAGTATTGGAAAAATCTTCCCTTAATCATCCCGATAAAGAAATCCAATACGAGGAAAAAAATGCATTCGCCAAACAATTCTCCCCCATGTTTATCGCTAATTATTCGATAAGTTATAGACTTAACAGATTGAATCGATCGCACGAGATTGCAATCAAATGGCTGAATGTTACTGGCGCCAAAGAGTATTATGGGCATCAATACAATCTAAAGACAGGAATCATAGAGCCTAAAAAACAGGCAACATCACTTTTTAATATACTGTATAGAATGGATTTTTAA
- a CDS encoding RNA polymerase sigma factor has product MNSDQQIWQMFQVGHEPSFKILFERYNHLLFNYGFKFTQDEEIIEDSIQELFVKLWCNRDTLSADVAVKNYLFKAFRRTLIKKIEQSLRRADVAQSSLDYLPFTIELPHDLSMIRQERAQEIRDKLDQALQQMTTRQREVIHLRFFDELPYDEIAEIMGLSTKDTYKLYYRALDSLRKHFGAFGLLVLLHILNTLRYP; this is encoded by the coding sequence ATGAACTCTGATCAACAGATTTGGCAAATGTTTCAAGTTGGACATGAACCTTCGTTCAAAATACTTTTTGAACGCTACAACCACCTGTTGTTCAATTATGGATTTAAATTTACGCAAGACGAAGAAATCATCGAAGATAGTATTCAAGAGCTATTTGTAAAACTATGGTGCAATAGGGATACCTTAAGTGCGGATGTTGCTGTAAAGAACTATCTTTTTAAAGCGTTTCGAAGGACGTTGATCAAGAAAATAGAACAATCGCTGCGAAGGGCAGATGTTGCTCAATCTTCCCTCGATTATTTGCCCTTTACCATCGAATTACCTCACGATCTCAGTATGATACGTCAAGAGCGTGCGCAGGAAATTAGAGATAAGCTTGATCAAGCACTTCAGCAGATGACAACACGCCAAAGAGAAGTTATACATCTCCGGTTTTTTGATGAATTGCCTTATGACGAAATCGCCGAAATTATGGGACTCTCTACTAAAGATACTTACAAATTGTATTATAGGGCTCTCGATAGTTTGAGAAAACACTTTGGTGCATTTGGTTTATTGGTATTACTGCACATACTTAACACGCTACGCTATCCTTAA